Within the uncultured Draconibacterium sp. genome, the region AAAGATTGCTAATCACTTCATTTTTTTCAGCAAGAATGTCATCATCGAGATGAGAGAAGGCCGTATTATAAACAACAATAAAGATGGCTCCAAAAACAAGAATTGTGGTAAAAGCCACTGCAAGTGTGTTGAAAAGGGCAATCCGGTTTTTAAATTTTAAGATCATTCTTCGTCCTCTATTTTATAACCTACTCCCCTTACGGTTGTAATGAGCGATTGTTTCCCCGGCTCATCGAGTTTTTTCCGAAGTGCATTTATATAAACATCAATTACCGAAGTATCATAATCAAAATGAATATCCCACACTTTCTCAATAATGCCCACTCTCCGGCAAACTTTTCCTTTATTTCGCAAAAAATGCTCAAGCAGAGAGAATTCTTTCTGGGTCAGTTCAACTATTTTCCCATTCTTTTTTACAATATGTTTATCGATATTCATTTCAATCCCGGCTGCCGAAAATTGTACAGGCTGCGATTCTTGTTTCCGGGTGTGCACCCTAATTCGTGCCAGTAGCTCCTCAAACGAAAACGGTTTTCGAATGTAATCGTCGGCTCCTGTTTCCAGACCAAAAACCACATCATCGATCGTATCTTTTGCTGTAAGAAAAATTACCGGGATGGTTTTGTCTTGCTTCCTGATGTTCCGGCAAATTTCAATTCCACTTAGCCCGGGCAACATCCAGTCGAGAAGAATAATATCGTATTCGTTTATATAGTCGAGCGCAAGTTGTTGTCCTTTTTTACCGTTGTCGGCTACATCAACTGCATAACCTTCCTCAACAAGTCCGTCACGAATAAAATTGGCAATTGAAAGCTCGTCTTCTACAATCAGAATTCGCATAATAATATCTCCAAATGTGGTTTATTTCAAAGATACTCAAAACAATTAATCCTCGTTGGTGAAGTCTCCAAAATCAGGAAGAGCCAGTTCTACTCCGGCTGCGTGTTTATAAACCAACTGGCCACCGTAATAACCCGTGGTTGCAACTGATCCGGCCAATGCAGTAAACAAGATAATAAAAGCCCATTTTACCCAACTTCGTGAGATTTTAAAGTAGTAAGTAGCCACACGAAATACTGCAGTGACGATAGCAAGCCACAAGGTAACAGTTGCTGCCAGTTCATGTCGTTGAATAGGTTGCTTAAGCGGTCCCTCTTCAATTCCTTCACCGGCCATATTCCCACTTACAAAGGCTGCAATAGCTCCCAGCGCCCCTAATATCAACAATAGGGAAGCAGCAAATTTAAACATCTCTTTTTTTGAGATCAGTCCCATTATTTCCGAGAAAAATCCTACCAACAATAAAGCAATAGGAAAGTGGATGATCAATGCATGAAAGTGTGTTGCTGAAATCATAATCTAAATTTTTTCACAAATCTACTAGCACTAACATTTAAGAGTGGTTAGTGAATTCTTAAAATTTGCTTAAAAAGGAGTAATACCAATTATGAAAATGATTAAGCTATTTTGAGTTATTTTCAAATTGGTTAAATGCCGATATATAAAAACAAAATCATTGGGAGTGCGCGAACTAATGGCTCAATGTTTTTAATAATTGGTATTAATCCCGACTTAGTTGAGTCCATTTTTGAGTGTCAAAAATGGGTACGAAACTTCGTCGTATTAAACTATTTTGCTATTTGTGATGAATAATGCGGCTCAACACCAACAGCGGAACCTGTTTTTTACCCTGCCAACAACTATTTATACCGATTAGCAATTGAGTTGAGCCTTAAAATCGCGATACTCTTTAATGCTTTTCAATTGTCTATCGGCATTAACCATTATAATTTTAAAACTTCGCTTAAGGCTCAGTTTGAAAAATAATTGGTATAACATAAGTTTTGATTACATTTATTGCACTAAACAACAAAATACCCGATACATTGAAGATTTCTCTTGCAAATAGTAAGCAACAAAACAGCCAGATATATGAGATCAAAGCACTATGTGTTAACTGTTTGCACGATTGAAAGATAATAGAATGTTAGTTGCACTGTTACTAACATATACGTTATAGGGCATTTTGAAGAGGATACGCCGAATTCAAAGTTGCAATTGTGAATTTATCATAGCACATTTTAACAAAAGTTTTATCCTCTTAAATCGGCTTAACATATTATTGTTCTTAATTTGTTTTTATAAAAAGCCAAACAATGAAAAAAATTCTACTTACCACCTACATCTTATTAGGCTTTCAAATCATTTTGTTAGCACAAGAAACAGGAATCGAGTTTCGAAAACTTGAAAACTTAGAAGAAATTAAACAAATCGCGACAAAAGAAAACAAAAACATTTTTGTATACCTTCATTATCAGGGCTGTCCTCACTGTGTTCGAATGGATAGAAATATATTTCCAAATAACAGGTCGGGGATATTTACAATAAAGAATTTGTATGTGTTTCTTTTGATATATACACAGACAAGATAGGAGATTATTTAAATTCAGAATACCCCCAAAAAGGTTACCCCGCTTATTTATATTTTAACCAAAATATGGAGCTTACAAATATTGAGGCTGGATATAAAACAATAGACGAGTTTATTGCACTTAGAAAAAAACAAAATGATAATGAGAAAAATCCAGAGTATTACAAAAACAAAATAATCGCAGGAGATATGTCTGCTGAAACTCTGAGAAAGTATTTCAAAATGCCAACATATATTCCTGAGAGAGATTCTCTAATCAAAGTTTACAAGTCAAGTTGTACAAATGATGAATTATATTCTTTTGAAACTTGGAAACTTTTATCCGAAAATGTTTATTCAAAGCAAAGTTTTCAATTTATTGTCGACAATGAAGACAAATACCGTAAAACAGTAGGAAACCAGCAGGTAGACAGCTTTCTTATAGTGAAAAGGATATCCATGATAAATCGTTGGAGTGCTTGGTGGGGCAATGATTTGAAAAGAGCAAAAATGAAAAAAAGCCTATTGGAGAATGACCATCCACTGAATGAAAGAATCATTCAGCAAGCAGAGTATATGTTAAGAATAGACAGAGCAACTTACAGGCAAAAATCAAAATATAAATGGAAGAAAATGGTTAGTGCTTCTAATAAGTACTTAAAAAATGGATATAATGATTGGTATAACTATTATAGAGCTTCTTGGTTAATTCTTAATAAATATAAGAAATTTGGCACCCATGATGACCTAAGACTGGGAATTACCCTTGCAGAAAAAAGCACCGCCAGTCATAAGGAATTTATGAATATGCTAATATATGCGCAATTATTAAATGAATCTGGACAAAAACAAAAAGCGACTAATAAAATGAAAGAAGCTTTGGAGTTAGTAAATGAGAGTTGCGAAAGAGAATACATTAAATGGGCTAATGAAAGTTTAAAAACGTGGATTAATGAATAAAAAACGCCCTATAACACAGTACATATTGCAGGGCGGGGTTCGGTGGTACGACAACTACGGATTCTCGCATCACAGTTCCGTGTCCTTCGGACAGGGCCCCTCTTCGAAATCCGCTACGCAACATGTACCAACCGTTGTGCTTAATGATAAAGACCCAGAAGTATAAATGAAACATAATTCAAAAATATTTATTGATAATGGAATAATTATTTATGCTGGAAAATCATCTGAAACTAAAATGCATAAACACTATG harbors:
- a CDS encoding response regulator transcription factor, whose product is MRILIVEDELSIANFIRDGLVEEGYAVDVADNGKKGQQLALDYINEYDIILLDWMLPGLSGIEICRNIRKQDKTIPVIFLTAKDTIDDVVFGLETGADDYIRKPFSFEELLARIRVHTRKQESQPVQFSAAGIEMNIDKHIVKKNGKIVELTQKEFSLLEHFLRNKGKVCRRVGIIEKVWDIHFDYDTSVIDVYINALRKKLDEPGKQSLITTVRGVGYKIEDEE
- a CDS encoding DUF2231 domain-containing protein; this encodes MISATHFHALIIHFPIALLLVGFFSEIMGLISKKEMFKFAASLLLILGALGAIAAFVSGNMAGEGIEEGPLKQPIQRHELAATVTLWLAIVTAVFRVATYYFKISRSWVKWAFIILFTALAGSVATTGYYGGQLVYKHAAGVELALPDFGDFTNED